The following are encoded together in the Pedobacter steynii genome:
- the yiaA gene encoding inner membrane protein YiaA yields the protein MNQKTSGAFIAASWIALGAGMIGYFVGLARAEMQLNEKGYYFTVMMFGLFAVISVQKSVRDRLEGIPVTDIYYGLSWFSTLLCIVLLTIGLWNATLLPSEKGFYAFAFLLAMFGAIAVQKNTRDNKPMGRNEDNLN from the coding sequence ATGAATCAAAAAACATCAGGCGCTTTCATTGCGGCATCTTGGATAGCCCTTGGAGCAGGAATGATTGGCTATTTTGTCGGTTTAGCCAGAGCAGAAATGCAACTCAATGAAAAAGGGTATTACTTCACGGTTATGATGTTCGGTCTGTTTGCAGTAATATCTGTTCAAAAAAGTGTTAGGGATAGGCTGGAAGGAATTCCGGTAACAGACATCTATTATGGATTAAGCTGGTTTTCGACACTTTTATGCATTGTCTTATTGACCATTGGACTTTGGAACGCAACCTTATTACCAAGCGAAAAAGGGTTTTATGCCTTTGCCTTTCTCCTGGCCATGTTCGGTGCCATTGCTGTACAGAAAAACACCAGGGATAATAAACCGATGGGCCGTAACGAAGACAATTTAAACTAA
- a CDS encoding GNAT family N-acetyltransferase, translating into MNITYKTDCCPDTSEIINLYLSSGLKRPTDDPERIRKMYANSNLIVTAWDGAKLVGISRSITDFCYSCYLSDLAVNLDYQKSGIGRKLVAITKECIGEESMLLLLSAPTAMEYYPKIGMDNLNNAFMIKRTT; encoded by the coding sequence ATGAACATTACTTATAAAACGGATTGCTGTCCGGACACCAGCGAAATTATTAATTTGTACCTGAGCTCAGGATTAAAAAGACCAACAGATGATCCGGAAAGAATTCGCAAGATGTACGCAAACTCCAATCTCATTGTCACTGCCTGGGACGGAGCAAAATTGGTCGGTATTTCCCGTTCAATAACAGATTTTTGTTATTCCTGTTATCTTTCTGATCTGGCGGTGAACCTGGATTATCAAAAAAGCGGAATAGGCAGGAAACTGGTTGCAATCACGAAAGAGTGTATAGGAGAGGAGTCGATGTTGTTATTGCTATCTGCCCCAACGGCGATGGAATACTATCCTAAAATCGGCATGGACAATCTCAATAATGCATTTATGATTAAACGTACAACATAA
- a CDS encoding Crp/Fnr family transcriptional regulator, with amino-acid sequence MISSFLKSFDIFSPAEISAFEEKTSLRSIKKGDFLIQEGRLCKEVAFLKSGILRSFFSPESGEEITYCITFPNSLTTAYSAFITGLPTQENIQAISPAELIVIQKTDLDQLSQSSLNWTKFLKMIAEQQYLELEKRLFLFQKEKAKKRYMDLLENQPDYVQQIPLQYLASYLGITSRHLSRLRREVVF; translated from the coding sequence ATGATCAGCAGTTTTTTAAAGTCATTTGATATTTTTAGCCCGGCAGAGATTTCCGCTTTTGAAGAAAAGACCAGTTTAAGGTCAATTAAAAAAGGTGATTTCCTGATACAGGAAGGTAGGTTATGTAAGGAGGTTGCCTTTCTGAAAAGCGGTATCCTGAGGTCTTTCTTTAGCCCGGAATCAGGGGAAGAAATTACCTATTGCATCACTTTTCCTAATAGTTTAACCACTGCATATTCTGCGTTCATCACTGGATTACCTACTCAGGAAAACATTCAGGCCATCTCCCCTGCTGAATTAATTGTGATTCAGAAGACTGATCTGGATCAATTGTCTCAATCCAGTCTGAACTGGACAAAGTTCCTCAAAATGATTGCGGAACAACAATACCTGGAGCTGGAAAAACGTTTGTTTCTTTTTCAAAAAGAAAAAGCAAAGAAAAGATATATGGATCTTCTGGAAAACCAGCCGGATTATGTTCAGCAGATTCCTTTGCAATATTTAGCCTCTTATCTCGGCATCACTTCCAGGCACCTCAGCCGTTTAAGAAGAGAGGTCGTTTTTTAG
- a CDS encoding PLP-dependent aminotransferase family protein, with protein sequence MDYLYRPDLKNKVVQMLPFITLLSIDKTSNQPVYLQIANNVVNIIREGQIKPGTMLPGTRELARLLNIHRKTAIAAYDELYAQSWIEVVPRKGARIAQNLPDLQPQRWNEPRLSSYGNMLAAPFYRIETHTNIPSGPVLRRPDFIIDEGYPDSRLAPLDLLNRAYRSRAKQNTVWKWMPGSLAGGSPLLRTALVGYLLESRGLDIQDHHTLITHGAQMSIYIAASLLLKPGDAVIVADPSYFLANKVFESLGARLVRVPVDGYGMDMDAVEQACKKNQINALYVIPHHHHPTTVTLSPERRMRLLELSRRFDFTIIEDDYDYEFHYNSAPFLPLASSQHDGRVIYIGSFSKSIAPSVRVGFMIAPADFIRQAIQLRMMIDLRGDHILEDALAELIHNGDIGRYLKKANKAYFERRDHLCLVLETELKGIVDFDKPSGGMALWARFNKDYPLIRVADAAAAKGLLISRGFRNHGNLRDDNSIRMGFASLEINEMNAAIEILTGVLKPKI encoded by the coding sequence ATGGACTACCTTTATCGTCCAGATTTAAAAAACAAAGTAGTCCAGATGCTTCCATTTATCACGCTGCTATCTATAGACAAAACGTCTAACCAGCCGGTCTATCTCCAAATTGCGAACAATGTGGTCAATATCATTCGCGAAGGACAGATTAAACCTGGTACTATGCTTCCCGGTACCCGGGAGCTGGCCAGACTGTTAAACATTCACCGGAAAACGGCCATTGCTGCCTATGATGAACTCTATGCACAAAGCTGGATAGAAGTGGTTCCAAGAAAGGGTGCCAGGATAGCGCAAAACCTCCCTGATTTACAGCCACAACGCTGGAATGAACCCAGGTTAAGTTCTTATGGAAACATGTTGGCAGCTCCTTTTTACAGGATAGAAACACATACGAATATACCATCTGGTCCGGTTTTAAGACGGCCTGATTTCATCATTGATGAAGGATATCCGGATTCCCGGCTGGCACCCCTGGATCTTTTAAACAGAGCATACAGGAGCCGCGCAAAGCAAAACACGGTTTGGAAATGGATGCCGGGATCTTTAGCCGGAGGTTCTCCATTGCTCAGGACTGCATTGGTCGGTTACCTGCTGGAAAGTCGGGGCTTAGACATTCAGGACCATCATACGCTGATTACCCACGGTGCGCAGATGAGTATTTATATTGCCGCGAGTTTATTACTAAAGCCCGGAGATGCGGTCATTGTAGCCGATCCCAGCTATTTTCTGGCAAATAAGGTATTTGAAAGCCTCGGTGCCCGTTTGGTTAGAGTTCCGGTGGATGGCTATGGGATGGACATGGATGCGGTAGAACAAGCTTGTAAAAAGAATCAGATCAATGCCCTTTATGTGATTCCGCATCACCATCACCCCACTACGGTAACCTTAAGCCCCGAACGCCGGATGAGGTTACTGGAACTTTCCAGAAGGTTTGACTTTACCATCATAGAAGATGACTATGATTACGAATTTCATTACAATTCAGCCCCTTTCCTACCCCTGGCCAGCAGTCAGCATGACGGGCGGGTAATCTATATCGGTTCATTTTCTAAATCTATCGCCCCATCTGTCAGGGTTGGTTTTATGATTGCTCCTGCAGATTTTATCCGGCAGGCGATTCAACTGCGTATGATGATTGACCTGCGTGGCGATCATATTCTAGAGGATGCATTGGCCGAATTGATCCATAACGGAGATATTGGCCGGTATCTAAAAAAAGCAAATAAAGCCTATTTCGAGAGAAGAGATCATCTTTGCCTGGTACTGGAAACAGAACTAAAGGGAATTGTGGATTTTGATAAACCATCTGGTGGAATGGCGCTCTGGGCACGTTTCAACAAAGATTATCCGCTGATAAGGGTTGCCGATGCCGCTGCTGCGAAAGGATTGCTGATCAGCCGTGGTTTCCGGAATCATGGCAACCTTAGGGATGACAATTCCATTCGTATGGGCTTCGCTTCCCTTGAGATCAATGAAATGAATGCGGCCATAGAAATCCTGACCGGGGTATTAAAACCTAAAATATAA
- a CDS encoding PP2C family serine/threonine-protein phosphatase: MEKWEIFQWKKSLEEKRIVLPNATVGKSYRQELDLSAAEWNEVIISNINGLEHTGLAYDTESNTLTGIPLVSADLKLVFNLIIAGESMEKKVPFAINPDPRSLWKTIDTDRDDPWWKPDEFLSQQALGSKSLVAASKRGRAHANVGKFREDHYACATAGKRGWHTIAVSDGAGSADLSRLGSKIACEAAVSYFRQLSDSAFDELETLVNGTTLPIAQPLEQKLQELAVKLLSPAALEVHGELSRKAISIDASLADLHATLALCLIKQFQNAWVILTFSVGDCPIGLISSNEEEVSVLNWLDTGEYGGATRFLTMPEILEQPDFHTRFSARIVSDFSYLMMMSDGIYDAKFETAFNLSQPKIWKQLIADLKGENPDGHQVDLVKENPDVATQLSSWMDFWSTGNHDDRTLVIIY; this comes from the coding sequence ATGGAGAAATGGGAAATATTTCAATGGAAAAAGAGCCTTGAAGAGAAACGTATTGTACTACCCAATGCCACAGTAGGAAAAAGCTACCGGCAGGAACTTGACTTGTCGGCAGCAGAATGGAATGAAGTAATTATATCAAACATAAATGGACTGGAACATACTGGTTTAGCTTATGATACAGAAAGTAATACCTTAACCGGAATTCCCCTGGTTAGCGCAGACCTTAAACTGGTTTTTAACCTGATTATTGCCGGTGAATCAATGGAAAAGAAAGTGCCTTTTGCCATTAATCCCGATCCGCGCTCCTTATGGAAAACAATAGATACAGATCGGGATGACCCCTGGTGGAAACCAGACGAATTTCTAAGCCAGCAAGCTCTTGGCAGCAAGTCCCTTGTGGCGGCTTCGAAACGGGGAAGGGCACATGCCAATGTCGGTAAATTCAGAGAGGATCATTATGCCTGTGCCACAGCGGGAAAACGAGGCTGGCACACCATTGCCGTATCTGATGGGGCAGGAAGTGCTGATTTATCAAGATTGGGTTCCAAAATTGCCTGCGAAGCTGCTGTCAGCTATTTCCGGCAACTTTCCGATAGCGCTTTTGATGAGCTGGAAACACTAGTCAATGGTACTACGTTACCAATAGCTCAGCCCCTAGAACAGAAGCTTCAGGAGCTGGCGGTAAAGCTGTTGAGTCCGGCGGCACTGGAAGTACATGGGGAATTGTCCCGTAAAGCCATTTCTATTGACGCTAGTCTGGCAGATCTACATGCAACATTAGCATTATGCCTGATTAAACAATTCCAGAATGCCTGGGTTATCTTAACTTTTAGCGTTGGTGATTGTCCGATCGGGCTCATCAGCAGCAATGAAGAAGAAGTTTCGGTTTTAAACTGGCTGGATACCGGCGAATATGGAGGAGCTACCCGTTTCCTGACCATGCCCGAAATATTGGAGCAACCGGATTTTCATACCCGATTTTCTGCCCGCATCGTCTCTGATTTTTCTTATCTGATGATGATGAGCGATGGCATTTACGATGCCAAATTTGAAACAGCCTTTAACTTATCACAGCCAAAGATCTGGAAGCAACTGATTGCAGACCTGAAAGGAGAGAACCCGGACGGACATCAGGTTGACCTGGTCAAAGAAAACCCTGATGTTGCCACACAGCTTTCTTCCTGGATGGATTTCTGGAGTACCGGAAATCATGACGACCGGACTTTGGTGATCATTTATTAA
- a CDS encoding ExbD/TolR family protein: MPRVKVQRKALTIDMTAMTDVSFLLLTFFILTATAKQPDPLDVKIPTSTYTIKVPDQDIALLTIGKGKVFFETTGQDIKIATLEKIGKQYQIVFSPEEKKRFSVIGSFGVPVQNLKAYIMMDGAKRTSSGLETGIPTDSANNQLADWVLHSRQAVAELHSSAMRVSIKGDAEEEYPSVKKIIDILQKQKINKFSLLTNAEALP, translated from the coding sequence ATGCCAAGAGTAAAAGTTCAAAGGAAAGCATTGACCATCGATATGACGGCCATGACCGATGTCTCTTTCCTACTCCTCACCTTTTTTATTTTAACTGCTACAGCGAAACAACCGGATCCCCTGGATGTGAAAATTCCCACTTCCACCTATACCATAAAGGTTCCTGATCAGGACATTGCTTTACTGACCATTGGTAAAGGAAAAGTGTTTTTTGAAACCACTGGTCAGGATATTAAAATCGCTACGCTGGAAAAAATCGGAAAACAATATCAAATAGTGTTCAGTCCTGAAGAGAAAAAGAGATTCAGTGTGATCGGTTCATTCGGGGTGCCGGTGCAAAACCTTAAAGCTTATATCATGATGGATGGGGCAAAGCGGACTTCTTCAGGTCTGGAAACCGGAATTCCAACAGATTCAGCAAACAACCAGCTTGCAGATTGGGTATTACATTCCAGACAGGCTGTTGCAGAATTACATTCCAGCGCCATGAGGGTCAGCATTAAGGGAGATGCAGAAGAAGAATACCCTTCGGTTAAGAAGATTATTGACATCCTGCAGAAGCAAAAAATCAACAAATTCAGTTTATTGACCAATGCAGAAGCATTGCCATAA
- a CDS encoding NAD(P)H-dependent oxidoreductase: MTKILIINGHPNKESFNHALAEAYRDGAIETGATISEINIGALHFNPNLQFGYTKRMDLEPDLLESLEKIKAADHLVWIHPVWWGGLPALMKGFLDRLFLPGLTYQYRENSMWWDKLLKGKTARIITTLDQPGWYYRLVYGRPSVNQLKKSTLEFCGVKPVKVTYVGIIKTAQPEQRQKWINQIYRLGQQQR; this comes from the coding sequence ATGACTAAAATTCTTATTATAAACGGACATCCAAATAAGGAAAGCTTCAACCATGCACTGGCTGAAGCTTATCGGGATGGCGCCATAGAAACTGGCGCTACAATTTCCGAGATCAATATCGGAGCACTTCATTTCAATCCAAACCTTCAATTTGGCTATACCAAAAGAATGGACTTAGAGCCGGATCTGCTGGAGAGCCTGGAAAAAATAAAAGCAGCAGACCATCTGGTCTGGATTCATCCCGTTTGGTGGGGCGGCCTCCCCGCATTGATGAAAGGTTTTCTGGACCGTTTGTTTCTTCCGGGACTCACCTATCAGTATAGAGAAAATTCCATGTGGTGGGACAAATTGCTGAAGGGGAAAACGGCACGCATCATTACTACACTGGATCAGCCGGGATGGTATTACCGCCTGGTATACGGAAGACCAAGTGTGAATCAGTTAAAAAAGAGCACGCTGGAATTTTGCGGAGTAAAGCCGGTTAAAGTTACTTATGTGGGGATCATTAAAACTGCTCAGCCCGAACAACGACAAAAGTGGATCAATCAGATTTACCGTTTAGGGCAACAACAGCGTTAA
- a CDS encoding AraC family transcriptional regulator, translating to MIISYHLEDFSSSFSIPGQFMMDRFEDIGKPADMVWPHKHSFYEVLWIRKGNALHLIDQHSFDLSADTLFFIAPGQIHELDQSENVKGYSIMFTEEFLSLGHASPETLAGLPFLENSYSRPSLKLNSRETKELSGLINMMQTEAGKEDRSANIIRHLLLSFLFQIQRMMTCDHPIETDNIQVLSLKKFKKLIEQHYKRETRLSFFSGQLFMTDAHLNEIAKKITGKTAGELIRERVLLEAKRMLIHGHWTVGQIASELGFKDFSYFSRQFKKQEGLTPAEFRKANT from the coding sequence ATGATCATCAGCTACCATCTGGAAGATTTTAGCTCTTCTTTTTCTATTCCCGGACAGTTTATGATGGATAGGTTTGAAGACATTGGAAAACCTGCTGATATGGTCTGGCCTCATAAACATAGTTTCTATGAGGTCCTCTGGATAAGAAAGGGAAATGCCCTTCACCTGATTGACCAGCATAGCTTTGACCTCAGTGCGGATACTTTATTCTTTATCGCACCCGGGCAAATTCATGAACTGGATCAGTCGGAAAATGTAAAAGGGTATAGCATCATGTTTACCGAAGAATTCCTTTCACTGGGACATGCCAGTCCGGAAACACTTGCCGGTTTGCCATTTCTGGAAAACAGTTATTCCAGGCCTTCCCTGAAATTAAACTCCCGGGAAACAAAGGAGCTTTCCGGACTGATCAATATGATGCAGACAGAAGCCGGGAAGGAAGACCGGTCTGCCAACATCATCAGACACCTATTGCTCTCTTTTCTCTTTCAGATCCAGCGGATGATGACCTGCGACCATCCCATAGAAACAGACAACATCCAGGTGCTGAGCCTCAAGAAATTCAAGAAGCTGATTGAACAGCATTATAAACGGGAGACCAGGTTGTCTTTTTTCTCCGGACAACTGTTTATGACCGATGCCCATTTAAATGAGATTGCAAAAAAGATAACCGGTAAAACAGCTGGAGAGCTGATCCGGGAGCGGGTATTGCTGGAGGCAAAAAGAATGCTGATTCACGGACACTGGACCGTAGGGCAAATCGCTTCCGAGCTTGGATTTAAGGATTTCTCTTATTTTTCCAGGCAGTTTAAGAAACAGGAAGGTCTTACACCTGCCGAATTCAGAAAGGCAAATACCTAA
- a CDS encoding helix-hairpin-helix domain-containing protein: protein MAVVTVESPYTRKRYQYYDNGDPKKGGLKDVYFSVDKQYVVAIFRERLDDNQKERLKRITGHYLQQISSKEAGDYYLNEVYRWPTDVIEWNGLTGIVVPIYAPKFFFSKGYEKNDLIQGAEKNGKWFAGSKFRNPNFPLRIAGSELGNWMSYLQVCVNLCRGVKKMHAMGLAHSDLSYNNVLVDPVSKSACMIDLDGLVVPGLFPAEVIGTAEFIAPEVMATKHLSKTDPNRKLPRRETDLHSLPVLIYMYLLHRHPLLGGKVHDLDPETDNLLSMGEKALFIEHPTDLSNRPKVNQLSKWEQPWGDVNKLPYTLTGPYLRELFDQAFITGLHHPASRPAADIWEQALLKTSDLLQPCSNQACEQKWYVFDNTTQPKCPFCGQLHSGTLPVLDFYFKSADGPYRPEQHRLMVYTNQYLFPWHVNRNIVRNEKLSEQHKTPAGYFVKHQDKWVLVNQTLTSLRDVTEQADIPIGGFVELSQGKKILFSNEEGGRLALVTLVGAD, encoded by the coding sequence ATGGCAGTTGTAACCGTAGAATCTCCATATACCCGTAAAAGATATCAGTATTATGATAACGGAGACCCGAAAAAAGGCGGGCTCAAAGATGTTTACTTCAGTGTAGACAAGCAATATGTTGTCGCCATCTTCAGGGAACGCCTCGACGACAATCAAAAAGAACGTCTGAAAAGGATTACCGGCCATTATCTGCAGCAGATCAGTAGTAAAGAAGCGGGAGATTATTACCTCAATGAAGTTTACCGCTGGCCAACAGATGTGATAGAATGGAACGGATTAACAGGAATTGTGGTTCCTATTTATGCGCCTAAATTTTTCTTCTCCAAAGGATATGAGAAGAATGACCTGATTCAGGGTGCTGAAAAAAACGGAAAATGGTTTGCAGGATCTAAATTCAGGAATCCAAATTTTCCTTTAAGAATCGCCGGCTCCGAACTGGGCAACTGGATGAGCTACCTTCAGGTATGTGTTAACCTGTGCAGAGGTGTAAAAAAGATGCATGCCATGGGACTGGCGCATTCTGACCTGTCTTACAACAATGTTTTGGTAGATCCGGTCAGCAAATCGGCCTGTATGATTGACCTCGACGGGCTGGTAGTTCCTGGTTTATTTCCGGCCGAAGTGATCGGAACAGCAGAATTTATCGCTCCTGAAGTAATGGCCACCAAGCACCTCAGCAAAACAGATCCCAACAGAAAACTACCAAGAAGGGAAACCGATCTGCATTCGCTGCCTGTGCTGATCTATATGTACTTATTACACCGCCACCCCTTACTGGGCGGAAAAGTACATGACCTTGATCCTGAAACCGACAACCTGCTTTCCATGGGAGAAAAAGCATTGTTTATAGAACATCCTACAGACCTGAGCAACAGACCAAAAGTCAACCAATTGTCTAAATGGGAGCAACCCTGGGGAGATGTAAATAAACTGCCCTACACCCTTACCGGCCCTTATCTGCGTGAGCTGTTCGATCAGGCTTTTATTACCGGGCTTCATCATCCGGCATCCCGGCCGGCGGCCGACATCTGGGAGCAGGCCCTGTTAAAGACCAGCGACCTATTGCAGCCATGCAGCAACCAGGCATGTGAACAGAAGTGGTATGTATTTGACAATACCACCCAGCCTAAATGCCCTTTCTGCGGACAACTCCATTCAGGAACGTTACCTGTGCTTGATTTTTACTTTAAATCTGCAGATGGGCCATACCGCCCTGAACAGCATCGCCTGATGGTCTATACCAATCAGTATCTGTTCCCATGGCACGTCAACAGGAATATCGTGAGAAATGAAAAATTAAGCGAACAACATAAAACCCCTGCAGGTTACTTTGTCAAACACCAGGATAAGTGGGTTCTGGTTAATCAAACGCTGACTTCACTACGGGATGTAACCGAGCAGGCAGATATTCCTATAGGTGGCTTTGTTGAGCTAAGCCAGGGTAAGAAAATTCTATTTTCCAACGAAGAAGGTGGCAGGCTGGCATTGGTTACCCTGGTGGGAGCAGATTAA
- a CDS encoding TerY-C metal binding domain-containing protein: MRRLPIYFLIDISESMIGEPIQNVEEGLANIIKALKADPYAIETVWVSILVFAGQAKTIVPLQEIADFYPPRFPIGGGTSLSKGLGHLMYELRSNIIKTTHEQKGDWKPIIFLLTDGVPTDDSRTAIQEWKQNWQKSTNLVAISFGQETDLSLLTELTENVLMFNNSDTAQYTAFFKWVTDSIKTSSVSVDNSASGFELAKLDDKVISKIDLNKKTIPQEYIDPNYVVLAAKCQNTKRPYLMKYKKVLNDSPFSDLGLQTVAYRLNGAFQVDNSYYELSDQSVNSFKINSEELIGAPTCPSCGNQYGLAICSCGKIHCIGEEEYSTCPWCDTKAQYGTGGGGFDINRTQG, encoded by the coding sequence ATGAGAAGACTTCCTATATATTTTCTTATAGACATTTCCGAATCCATGATAGGCGAGCCCATTCAAAACGTTGAAGAGGGGCTGGCCAATATTATTAAAGCTTTAAAAGCCGACCCATACGCCATTGAAACCGTATGGGTTTCGATATTGGTCTTTGCCGGCCAGGCCAAAACAATTGTTCCCCTGCAGGAGATCGCAGACTTTTATCCGCCCAGATTTCCTATCGGGGGTGGAACCTCTCTGAGTAAAGGACTTGGACACCTGATGTACGAGCTGAGGTCGAACATCATTAAAACCACCCATGAGCAAAAGGGCGACTGGAAACCAATCATTTTTCTCCTAACCGATGGAGTACCTACAGACGATAGCCGTACGGCAATTCAGGAATGGAAGCAAAACTGGCAAAAGTCAACCAATTTAGTCGCCATTTCCTTTGGACAGGAAACAGATCTTTCCCTGCTTACTGAACTGACCGAGAATGTGCTGATGTTTAATAACAGCGATACCGCGCAGTATACTGCCTTTTTCAAATGGGTCACTGATTCCATTAAAACCAGCAGCGTCAGTGTAGACAACAGTGCTTCGGGCTTTGAACTGGCCAAACTGGATGATAAAGTAATCAGCAAAATTGACCTGAATAAAAAAACAATTCCTCAGGAATATATCGATCCCAATTATGTGGTGCTGGCTGCAAAATGCCAGAATACCAAAAGACCTTACCTGATGAAATACAAAAAGGTACTGAATGATTCTCCTTTTTCTGATCTGGGCCTGCAAACGGTAGCTTACCGTCTTAACGGGGCCTTTCAGGTAGACAATTCTTACTATGAACTCTCAGATCAATCGGTTAATTCTTTCAAAATCAATAGTGAAGAGCTGATCGGTGCACCGACATGTCCTTCCTGCGGAAATCAATACGGGCTTGCCATTTGCTCCTGTGGTAAAATTCATTGTATCGGAGAGGAGGAATACAGTACCTGTCCGTGGTGCGATACAAAGGCGCAATATGGAACAGGCGGTGGTGGTTTTGACATTAACAGAACTCAGGGATAA
- a CDS encoding vWA domain-containing protein — protein sequence MRRLPVYFLLDTSGSMYGEPIQALNNALNGMLSTLRTDAQALDSLWISIITFDREVKELVPLTELVQFQLPEILCPQSGPTHMGQALELLYEKADKEIQKATDEQSADWRPLFFLFTDGKPSDLKLYREMIPKIKSLNFASIVACAAGHLADDSILKELTDTVVHLDTADSTTLKQFFKWVSDAIDQGNKSMGTTESIALPPPPSEIHLII from the coding sequence ATGAGAAGATTACCTGTATATTTTTTGCTGGATACATCCGGGTCGATGTATGGAGAGCCTATTCAGGCATTGAATAATGCTTTAAACGGAATGCTGAGTACCTTAAGAACAGATGCACAGGCATTGGACTCTTTATGGATCAGCATCATCACCTTTGACAGAGAAGTAAAAGAACTGGTTCCATTAACTGAACTGGTGCAGTTTCAGTTGCCGGAAATCCTCTGTCCACAAAGTGGCCCTACGCATATGGGACAGGCCCTGGAGTTATTATATGAAAAAGCGGATAAGGAAATACAAAAAGCCACGGATGAGCAAAGTGCAGACTGGAGACCACTATTCTTTTTGTTTACCGATGGTAAACCTTCAGACTTAAAGTTGTACCGGGAGATGATACCAAAAATTAAATCCCTGAATTTTGCTTCTATAGTGGCCTGTGCAGCCGGACATCTTGCCGATGATTCCATATTAAAGGAATTGACAGATACTGTTGTCCATCTGGATACTGCCGACAGTACCACTTTGAAACAATTCTTTAAATGGGTGTCAGATGCCATAGATCAGGGCAATAAGAGCATGGGAACCACAGAGAGCATTGCTTTGCCGCCACCTCCATCTGAAATTCATTTAATCATCTGA
- a CDS encoding metallophosphoesterase family protein, with protein MRIFIVPALVAMMGLLSCNNFEYSPNQVFDKNSYRDINAGNLKRLGDGKGDDTVRFVLSGDTQRSRDETVRFTKKVNDMPGIDFVVIAGDITEFGVLQEMEWISRSLSKLNVPYVAVIGNHDLTSRGRDAFINMFGPLNYSFLYGGVKFVCHDTNSREHKFDGNTPDIPWLKAEMQPQAGVSNFVGISHVPPNSLDFDEKLVKGYTAAFAETPGFLASLHAHTHNYDLFYPDDSGIPYLTTSSMGNEEFILATIINHKISFERIQF; from the coding sequence ATGAGAATATTTATAGTACCGGCGTTGGTTGCAATGATGGGATTGCTGAGTTGTAATAACTTTGAGTATAGTCCCAATCAGGTGTTCGACAAGAATTCCTATAGGGATATTAATGCCGGCAATCTCAAGCGTCTTGGTGATGGAAAAGGTGACGATACCGTTCGTTTTGTATTGAGTGGTGATACCCAGCGCTCCCGCGATGAAACGGTAAGATTTACGAAAAAAGTAAATGACATGCCGGGGATTGACTTTGTGGTCATTGCCGGTGATATTACTGAATTCGGGGTATTACAGGAAATGGAATGGATCAGCAGAAGTTTATCTAAGCTGAATGTTCCTTATGTGGCGGTGATTGGAAACCACGACCTTACTTCTCGTGGCAGAGATGCTTTTATCAATATGTTTGGCCCGCTGAATTATTCTTTCCTCTATGGAGGAGTGAAATTTGTTTGCCACGATACCAACAGCAGGGAACATAAATTTGATGGCAATACGCCTGATATTCCCTGGTTAAAAGCAGAAATGCAGCCTCAGGCTGGTGTCAGTAATTTTGTTGGCATTTCTCATGTCCCTCCAAATTCTCTGGACTTTGACGAAAAGCTGGTTAAAGGATATACTGCTGCTTTTGCAGAGACTCCTGGATTTCTGGCCTCACTGCATGCACATACCCATAATTACGACCTTTTTTATCCGGATGATTCCGGAATCCCTTACCTCACTACGAGCTCCATGGGAAATGAAGAATTTATATTGGCTACCATCATTAATCATAAAATAAGTTTTGAGCGGATACAGTTTTAA